One Myxococcus guangdongensis DNA segment encodes these proteins:
- a CDS encoding sigma-54-dependent transcriptional regulator — translation MSVRARVLVVDDHVEMGQMLQEPLADAGYTVDVASGGAEAIAQLRAAVYDAVICDLRMKDVDGFDVLEAARKLDPDLPVLMMTAFGGVESAVEAMKRGAWHYFAKPFRLDEVRLYVGRALEERRMRAEHRTLKQQAEDRGRLGAMVGRSGAMRALYALVERVAWSSAPVLVRGESGSGKELVARALHFEGTRRAGPFVAVNCTALPHALLESELFGHVKGAFSGATSARRGLFVEADGGTLFLDEIGDMAPELQARLLRVLAEGEVRAVGADGSRTVDVRVVAATHQDLEARVKEGRFRADLFYRLNVVTLRAPSLRDRPEDIPALAEHFLEQARVRNPRSPVQRFAQESLAALCSLRWPGNVRELENLVERLVVLGTRDVVDLEQLRPHLADGGPEPHPLLEAQREVIPLRKLESEYISWAVARCGGNKTRAAELLGIDVSTIHRRERSEGK, via the coding sequence ATGTCGGTTAGAGCCCGGGTCCTCGTCGTCGATGACCACGTCGAGATGGGACAGATGCTGCAGGAGCCGCTGGCGGACGCCGGCTACACGGTGGACGTGGCGTCCGGAGGCGCGGAGGCCATCGCCCAGCTGCGCGCCGCCGTGTACGACGCGGTCATCTGCGACTTGCGCATGAAGGACGTGGACGGCTTCGACGTGCTGGAGGCCGCGCGCAAGCTGGACCCGGACCTGCCCGTGCTGATGATGACGGCCTTCGGCGGCGTGGAGAGCGCCGTGGAGGCGATGAAGCGCGGCGCGTGGCACTACTTCGCCAAGCCCTTCCGCCTGGACGAGGTGCGGCTGTACGTGGGCCGGGCGCTGGAGGAGCGGCGCATGCGCGCCGAGCACCGCACGCTCAAGCAGCAGGCGGAGGACCGGGGCCGGCTGGGCGCCATGGTGGGCCGCAGCGGCGCGATGCGGGCCCTGTACGCGCTGGTGGAGCGCGTGGCCTGGTCCAGCGCGCCGGTGCTGGTGCGGGGCGAGAGCGGCAGTGGCAAGGAGCTGGTGGCGCGCGCGCTGCACTTCGAGGGCACCCGCCGCGCGGGCCCCTTCGTCGCCGTCAACTGCACCGCCCTGCCCCACGCCCTGCTGGAGAGCGAGCTCTTCGGCCACGTGAAGGGCGCCTTCTCCGGCGCGACGAGCGCGCGTCGGGGGCTCTTCGTGGAGGCGGACGGCGGGACGCTGTTCCTGGATGAAATCGGGGACATGGCGCCGGAGCTCCAGGCGCGGCTGCTGCGCGTGCTGGCGGAGGGCGAGGTGCGGGCGGTGGGCGCGGATGGCTCGCGCACCGTGGACGTGCGGGTGGTGGCCGCGACGCACCAGGACCTGGAGGCCCGGGTGAAGGAGGGCCGCTTCCGCGCGGACCTGTTCTACCGGCTCAACGTGGTGACGCTGCGGGCTCCGTCGCTGAGGGACAGGCCCGAGGACATCCCCGCCCTGGCGGAGCACTTCCTGGAGCAGGCCCGGGTGAGGAACCCGCGCTCGCCCGTGCAGCGCTTCGCCCAGGAGTCCCTCGCGGCGCTGTGCTCGCTGCGCTGGCCGGGCAACGTGCGCGAGCTGGAGAACCTGGTGGAGCGGCTGGTGGTGCTGGGGACCCGGGACGTGGTGGACCTGGAGCAGCTGCGGCCGCACCTGGCGGATGGGGGGCCGGAGCCACACCCGCTCCTGGAGGCCCAACGCGAGGTCATCCCCTTGCGCAAACTGGAGAGCGAGTACATCTCTTGGGCCGTCGCGCGCTGTGGCGGGAACAAGACACGGGCGGCGGAGCTGCTCGGAATCGACGTCTCCACGATTCACCGGCGCGAGCGTTCGGAGGGCAAATAG
- a CDS encoding OmpA family protein, with amino-acid sequence MTQNSDTDLLPIRLEPVYFELDSTTLRPEFRDTLTQLADALRQRPQAKVSITGHTCELGTTEYNLALGQRRASVVRDYLRRLGVEPSRLSTLSYGEERPLSASELEKNRRAEFLVSGGYLN; translated from the coding sequence ATGACCCAGAATTCCGACACGGACCTGCTCCCCATCCGCCTGGAGCCCGTCTACTTCGAGCTCGACTCGACGACGCTGCGCCCGGAGTTCCGGGACACGCTGACGCAGCTGGCGGACGCGCTGCGCCAGCGGCCGCAGGCGAAGGTGAGCATCACCGGCCACACGTGCGAGCTGGGGACCACGGAGTACAACCTGGCGCTCGGCCAGCGTCGGGCCTCGGTGGTGCGCGACTACCTGCGCCGGCTGGGCGTGGAGCCGTCCCGGCTGTCCACCCTGTCCTACGGCGAGGAGCGGCCGCTCTCCGCCTCCGAGCTGGAGAAGAACCGCCGCGCGGAGTTCCTGGTCTCCGGTGGCTACCTGAACTGA
- a CDS encoding acetyltransferase, with protein MTIRPFQPADTDALVDIWARAVRETHDFLSIADFEDIHRKLGPVYLPAVEVHVACEDTRPVAFIGMSGHHVEMLFVDPSAMGGGLGRRLLAHVASRGPLTVDVNEQNPRAVGFYLHCGFVQTGRSPTDGEGRPYPLLHLAMPRPVTS; from the coding sequence ATGACCATTCGCCCCTTCCAACCCGCTGATACCGATGCGCTGGTCGACATCTGGGCCCGCGCCGTCCGCGAGACGCACGACTTCCTGAGCATCGCGGACTTCGAGGACATCCACCGCAAGCTCGGCCCCGTCTATCTCCCCGCCGTCGAGGTGCACGTCGCCTGTGAGGACACTCGGCCCGTGGCCTTCATCGGTATGAGCGGACACCACGTGGAGATGCTGTTCGTGGACCCCTCGGCGATGGGCGGCGGACTGGGGCGACGGCTGCTCGCCCACGTGGCCAGTCGCGGACCGCTCACCGTCGACGTCAACGAGCAGAACCCCCGCGCCGTGGGCTTCTATCTCCACTGCGGCTTCGTCCAGACGGGCCGCAGCCCCACCGACGGCGAGGGCCGGCCCTATCCGCTCCTCCACCTGGCCATGCCCCGTCCCGTGACATCGTAA
- the gspC gene encoding type II secretion system protein GspC, which yields MRHWLERHSWWLHGAFILAVAFLLSRIVHVFTEFQLSAPVPGGEASSTRPIRIAQGTARTPLSEDRLSRLLGVALRTDDVPEEEEGPPRSARRARLVGTLTSREAHWSLASVEDLDSQRVRSLRVGDVLQDSEVVAIERGRVIVTVQGRREVIDRGGPSGAVSPMPRPTADTDIRRVGEHTYEVPGRYLDLERMTGGSTLSDARMVPAFKDGKAQGFKVLSLRKGSLYEKLGLQNGDVLQRINGMPLDSLEKAMETYMLLKSQRRLEVEIERGGVTVRKVYDVQP from the coding sequence ATGAGACATTGGCTCGAGCGGCATTCGTGGTGGTTGCATGGGGCATTCATCCTCGCGGTCGCGTTCCTGCTGTCGCGCATCGTCCACGTCTTCACCGAGTTCCAACTCAGTGCACCGGTCCCTGGAGGAGAGGCGTCGAGCACGCGCCCCATCCGGATTGCCCAAGGCACCGCACGCACACCGCTGAGTGAGGACAGGCTGTCGAGGTTGCTGGGCGTGGCCCTGCGCACGGACGACGTCCCCGAGGAGGAGGAAGGCCCGCCCCGCAGTGCACGGCGTGCGCGGTTGGTGGGGACGTTGACGTCTCGCGAGGCGCATTGGTCGCTCGCGTCGGTCGAGGACCTGGACAGTCAGCGCGTGCGCAGCCTCCGCGTGGGCGATGTGCTCCAGGACTCGGAGGTCGTCGCCATCGAGCGTGGGCGCGTCATCGTCACGGTCCAGGGACGACGCGAGGTCATCGACCGGGGAGGTCCCTCCGGCGCCGTTTCACCGATGCCGAGGCCGACCGCGGACACGGACATCCGTCGCGTGGGGGAGCACACCTACGAAGTCCCAGGCCGGTATCTCGACCTCGAGCGCATGACGGGCGGATCGACGCTCTCGGACGCGCGGATGGTGCCGGCGTTCAAGGATGGGAAGGCGCAAGGCTTCAAGGTCCTCTCCCTCCGGAAGGGCTCGCTCTACGAGAAGCTCGGCCTCCAGAACGGGGACGTCCTCCAGCGCATCAACGGCATGCCGCTCGACTCGCTGGAGAAGGCCATGGAGACGTACATGCTGCTCAAGAGCCAGCGGCGCCTGGAGGTCGAAATCGAACGGGGCGGGGTGACGGTGCGCAAGGTCTACGACGTCCAACCGTGA
- a CDS encoding zinc-ribbon domain-containing protein has translation MFIIYGNAPKQQELGERPALCRDCQRETTHRLQRHYNVIHVFWFPLFSVRTKYVLACSRCNLHSEVPEQSIGAVPTRPVLHRMGGLFPLGALLFCCVGFPVVGAVTSVVAGTSSSETEVQEERHGFDQRFHAQAEDLAAQEELQSVFEDAGHTSMSVTAASASVKDQGIRVITARSTHLKKVGNPDRVKLLELMQRTADQRFEKDEVFLGLQGKLLWGGYAHRPPGGAWRHIVKSTTTSPKAAAFEALLQLEAQQPSESPEALPTPVADETAP, from the coding sequence ATGTTCATCATCTACGGAAACGCGCCGAAGCAGCAGGAGCTCGGGGAGCGTCCTGCCCTCTGCCGGGACTGCCAGCGGGAGACGACCCACCGACTCCAGCGGCACTACAACGTCATCCACGTCTTCTGGTTCCCGCTCTTCTCCGTGCGGACGAAGTACGTCCTCGCCTGCTCCCGCTGCAACCTGCACTCGGAGGTGCCGGAGCAGTCCATCGGCGCCGTGCCGACCAGGCCCGTGCTGCACCGCATGGGCGGTCTTTTCCCCCTCGGCGCCCTGCTCTTCTGCTGCGTGGGATTCCCCGTGGTCGGCGCGGTGACTTCCGTCGTCGCGGGCACCTCGTCGAGCGAGACCGAGGTCCAGGAAGAACGCCACGGCTTCGACCAACGCTTCCACGCCCAGGCCGAGGACCTCGCCGCCCAGGAGGAGCTCCAGTCGGTGTTCGAGGACGCGGGCCACACGTCGATGTCCGTCACCGCCGCATCGGCGTCCGTGAAGGACCAGGGCATCCGGGTCATCACCGCGCGCTCCACGCATCTCAAGAAGGTGGGCAACCCGGACCGCGTGAAGCTGCTCGAATTGATGCAGCGGACCGCGGACCAGCGCTTCGAGAAGGACGAGGTCTTCCTCGGGCTGCAGGGCAAGCTGCTCTGGGGTGGCTACGCGCACCGTCCGCCGGGCGGCGCCTGGCGGCACATCGTGAAGAGCACCACGACCAGCCCCAAGGCCGCGGCCTTCGAGGCGCTCCTCCAGCTCGAAGCCCAGCAGCCCTCGGAGTCGCCGGAGGCGCTCCCGACGCCCGTGGCCGACGAAACGGCCCCCTAG
- a CDS encoding alpha/beta fold hydrolase: MSEALQLDDWGGTGPVLHLAHANGFPPGTYRQLIERLKPRFRVVTVRSRCLVPGSDPLSMRDWNDMADDLIGALRAAKLEGIVGVGHSMGGVATLLASVKDPSLFRAVVTLDPVLFSGMRKLVLDVLTLLGQRSRVPPASLARRRRAHWPTRELAFTVYRKKPLFAAFDEACFQDYVTYGLTEAPEGGFRLTIPREWEARVFETTPKGMWNSLRSISVPTLIVRGARTRTLAASAFAKARRVIPGVRLEEAPGGHLFPLEDPADCARRILAFLDTLEAPGEPLRQAR; the protein is encoded by the coding sequence ATGAGCGAGGCCCTTCAACTGGACGACTGGGGCGGCACCGGCCCCGTGCTGCACCTGGCGCACGCCAACGGATTTCCTCCCGGCACGTATCGCCAGCTCATCGAGCGGCTGAAGCCGCGCTTCCGCGTCGTCACGGTGCGCTCGCGATGCCTCGTCCCCGGCTCGGACCCGCTGTCCATGCGGGACTGGAACGACATGGCGGATGACCTCATCGGAGCGCTCCGCGCCGCGAAGCTGGAGGGCATCGTCGGGGTGGGGCACAGCATGGGCGGCGTGGCGACACTGCTCGCCTCCGTGAAGGACCCGAGCCTCTTCCGCGCCGTCGTCACCCTGGACCCGGTGCTGTTCTCCGGGATGCGCAAGCTGGTGCTGGACGTGCTGACGCTGCTCGGACAGCGAAGCCGCGTGCCTCCCGCGAGCCTGGCGCGTCGCCGCCGTGCGCACTGGCCCACGCGGGAGCTGGCCTTCACCGTCTATCGCAAGAAGCCGCTGTTCGCGGCGTTCGACGAGGCGTGCTTCCAGGACTACGTGACGTACGGACTCACGGAGGCGCCCGAGGGCGGCTTCCGGCTGACCATCCCCCGCGAGTGGGAGGCACGCGTCTTCGAGACGACGCCGAAGGGGATGTGGAACTCGCTGCGCTCCATCTCCGTGCCCACGCTCATCGTTCGTGGGGCGCGCACGCGCACGTTGGCTGCCTCCGCTTTCGCCAAGGCCCGGCGGGTCATCCCAGGCGTTCGACTGGAGGAGGCTCCGGGTGGGCACCTGTTCCCGCTGGAGGACCCGGCGGACTGTGCCCGGCGCATCCTCGCGTTCCTGGACACACTCGAGGCGCCTGGCGAGCCGCTGCGTCAGGCGCGCTAG
- a CDS encoding DUF1622 domain-containing protein, whose protein sequence is MEDLISEAWLHGAVTLLVRLVEAAAALVIFTGAAIGFVRFVLATVQRKHDQSFTRIRLTLGRFLALGLEFQLGADLLRTAVAPTWEQIGQVAAVAALRTALNYFLGREIREEQRQDATTRGAPTRFDDTRPPREQAPSSSKTGEDSEAQAPH, encoded by the coding sequence ATGGAAGACCTGATCAGCGAAGCCTGGTTGCACGGCGCCGTGACGCTGTTGGTGCGCCTGGTCGAGGCCGCCGCCGCCCTCGTCATCTTCACGGGCGCCGCCATTGGCTTCGTGCGCTTCGTCCTGGCGACCGTCCAACGCAAGCACGACCAGTCCTTCACCCGCATCCGGCTCACCCTCGGCCGATTCCTCGCGCTGGGGCTGGAGTTCCAGCTCGGCGCGGACCTGCTGCGAACGGCCGTCGCGCCCACGTGGGAGCAGATTGGCCAGGTCGCGGCGGTGGCTGCCCTCCGGACAGCGCTCAACTACTTCCTCGGCCGGGAGATTCGAGAGGAGCAACGACAGGACGCGACGACACGAGGAGCGCCCACGCGTTTCGACGACACCCGCCCACCGCGAGAGCAGGCGCCCTCCAGCTCGAAGACAGGAGAGGACTCCGAGGCTCAGGCCCCACACTGA
- a CDS encoding MnmC family methyltransferase — protein MSDAGNPRDGDFELVTLRNGSRAVRHLGHGEVMHPSVGPWKEALGLYVEQPRLAERLSQPGPPLVIHDVGLGAATNAVAALTCARELGAARRRALEVVSFEVDLAPLRLALADAAGFPFLQPFREAVETLMREGVWAEEGLVWRLHLGDAVPFLDGALPVADLVYFDPFSPASNPDMWTEGVLARVRRHCREDGEGALLLTYSAATPTRVTLLLAGFFVGAGSSTGTKGETTVASTRRESLVAPLGQRWVERWTRSSSRAPHGGSLTPEVEARVLAHSQWR, from the coding sequence GTGAGCGACGCGGGCAACCCGCGCGACGGGGACTTCGAGCTCGTCACGCTGCGCAACGGCTCGCGCGCGGTGCGGCACCTGGGGCATGGCGAGGTGATGCACCCGTCGGTGGGCCCGTGGAAGGAAGCGCTGGGCCTGTATGTGGAGCAGCCGAGGCTGGCGGAGCGGTTGTCCCAGCCGGGGCCCCCGCTGGTCATCCACGACGTGGGGCTGGGGGCGGCGACGAACGCGGTGGCGGCGCTGACGTGCGCGCGGGAGCTGGGCGCGGCGCGACGGCGGGCGCTGGAGGTGGTGAGCTTCGAGGTGGACCTGGCGCCCCTGCGGCTGGCGCTGGCGGACGCGGCGGGGTTCCCGTTCCTGCAGCCGTTCCGTGAGGCGGTCGAGACGCTGATGCGGGAGGGGGTCTGGGCGGAGGAGGGGCTTGTCTGGCGGCTGCACCTGGGGGACGCGGTGCCGTTCCTGGACGGGGCGCTGCCGGTGGCGGACCTGGTGTATTTCGATCCGTTCTCCCCCGCGTCGAACCCGGACATGTGGACGGAGGGCGTGCTCGCGCGGGTGCGTCGGCACTGCCGCGAGGATGGCGAGGGCGCGCTGTTGCTCACGTACAGCGCGGCGACGCCCACGCGCGTGACGCTGCTGCTCGCGGGGTTCTTCGTGGGTGCGGGCTCGTCCACGGGGACGAAGGGCGAGACGACGGTGGCCTCCACGCGGCGCGAATCGCTGGTGGCGCCGCTGGGGCAGCGGTGGGTGGAGCGGTGGACGCGCTCCTCGTCGCGGGCTCCGCATGGTGGAAGCCTGACGCCCGAGGTCGAGGCGCGCGTGCTGGCGCATTCGCAGTGGCGTTGA